One window from the genome of Montipora foliosa isolate CH-2021 chromosome 5, ASM3666993v2, whole genome shotgun sequence encodes:
- the LOC138004285 gene encoding uncharacterized protein, which produces MSLSGEPHTAELSSATTQRENDSGTTEVNMATVLQGLQTTLAQLAKNSELQTEAIQNLKEDILLCSGDEDTEDTPALDDDRRDNALDIAATLAHVLDSSDNNNTTSVKSPESGSQSALVESLTQAFTKSKVTSPAIEGKIAELIDNTLIGGLSTETVKERVEKHPPPENCTFLAVTMVNEEIWDLLPRKSRAVDLAFQRVQEPLLQGISALTNLAGKLVKDVHDGKTPNTRDVLNHVMDSVAMLGNTNWKLNMKRRELIKPELNPPYTRLCKEDIAVSTKLFGDDLPKHLKDMSEAKKAGQQMQKPYSNNSNRGAVHSQKRNFSRFKPYHYERTRSSGNKSTNRQPFLGQGRPSTPFRKKQSASNNNTNNKT; this is translated from the coding sequence ATGTCTTTGTCAGGAGAACCCCACACGGCGGAATTATCCAGTGCAACAACCCAGCGGGAAAACGATAGCGGAACGACAGAGGTCAACATGGCGACGGTCTTGCAAGGTCTTCAGACGACGCTGGCACAACTCGCCAAGAACTCGGAGCTACAGAcagaagccattcagaatttgAAGGAGGACATTCTTCTCTGCTCTGGCGACGAAGATACTGAGGATACCCCTGCGTTGGATGACGATAGGAGAGACAATGCGCTAGATATAGCGGCCACTCTCGCCCATGTGCTCGACTCGAGCGACAACAACAACACGACCTCTGTGAAGAGCCCTGAATCAGGGTCTCAGAGTGCATTGGTAGAAAGCCTGACCCAGGCGTTTACCAAATCTAAAGTCACTTCCCCTGCAATTGAAGGCAAGATTGCCGAATTAATTGATAATACGCTTATCGGGGGACTATCGACCGAAACGGTCAAGGAAAGAGTGGAGAAACACCCACCACCAGAAAACTGCACATTTTTGGCAGTGACTATGGTAAATGAAGAAATCTGGGATTTGTTGCCCAGAAAAAGCCGAGCTGTGGATCTGGCTTTCCAGCGGGTGCAGGAGCCCTTGCTGCAAGGAATATCGGCCTTGACCAACTTGGCGGGAAAATTGGTGAAAGACGTCCATGATGGCAAAACGCCAAACACTCGGGACGTGCTAAATCATGTGATGGATAGTGTCGCAATGCTCGGAAACACAAATTGGAAGCTCAACATGAAGCGACGAGAATTGATTAAGCCTGAGCTTAATCCCCCATACACACGTCTATGCAAAGAGGACATAGCTGTGTCTACAAAATTGTTTGGAGACGATTTACCCAAACACTTAAAAGATATGTCCGAAGCTAAAAAAGCAGGACAGCAGATGCAAAAACCTTATTCCAACAATTCCAATCGGGGTGCAGTGCACTCgcaaaaaaggaattttagtAGATTCAAGCCTTACCATTATGAGCGGACACGAAGCTCTGGCAACAAATCAACCAACCGCCAGCCTTTTTTGGGGCAAGGCCGCCCATCAACACCGTTCCGGAAAAAGCAATCAGccagcaacaacaacaccaacaacaaaaCTTAG